The Candidatus Melainabacteria bacterium RIFOXYA2_FULL_32_9 genomic interval TCAATAGTTTGCCAATCTTGTAAAGATTGGCAAAAACAAAAAAAACTATAAGTGGGTTAAATATAATTATTGTAATGATTTTCAAAATGTATTTAACCGCTTAATGTTGGTATATAATGAATATATAAAGTAATAAGGTGTATTTTCTTTATTATAGTGCTGGTTACACAATATAAGTCAGCCTTTTTAAATATATACCTTATTTTATATTAAATTTAATGGAAATATTTAGCATATTTTTCTTTAAATTTTATTAAAAATTTAAAGATTTCTTAAGAAACCTTCATACAAATAATTTTTTGTTCTTTCAAAAATCATGTCCGGGTCCGCTTCAATTTGTGCAAAACCAGATTTTATAGCTGACTTTGCAACGGCTTTTGCTACTGATGGTGGAACCCTTAGATCAAGTGCATGTGGGATTATGTAATCAGGATTGAGCTCATTCTCTGTGATAAGATTTGCTATAGCAAAAGCTGCGCTTGTTTTCATCGCATTGTCAATTTTTCTGGCTCTAACATCAAGGGTTCCTCTAAATATTCCAGGAAATGCAAGAGAATTATTAATTTGATTTTTTAAGTCTGATCTGCCTGTGGCTACAATGAATGCTCCTGCATCTTTGGCAATATCTGGCATTATTTCAGGAATTGGATTAGCAAGAGCAAAGACTACAGGTTTACTTGCCATAGATTTTACCATTTCAGATGTTACTATATTTCCTGCAGATAACCCGATAAAGAAATCAGCGCCTCTTATTACAGTTGCAAGTTCACCTTTTTCTTTATTAGGATTGGTTTTTTGAGCAATAAGTTCTTTATATTTATTCATACCGTCCTGGCGACCTTCATAAATTGCGCCGGTTGTGTCGCATAGAATAAGATTTTTTACACCATTTTGAAGTAATAATTCTGAAACTGCTATAGCTCCAGCTCCTGCGCCATTAACAACAACTTTTAAGTCTTCAAGTTTTTTATTGGTAAGTTTTAACGCATTGATAAAGCCTGCAAGTACTACAACGGCAGTTCCGTGTTGATCATCATGGAAAACAGGGATATTTAATGTTTCGATGAGTTTTTTCTCAATTTCAAAGCATCTTGGTGATGAAATGTCTTCTAAGTTAATTCCGCCAAATATTGGTGTAATACGGCTTATAATTTCAATTAATTCATCAGGATTTTGAGTTCTTAAGCATATTGGAACAGCATCAACTCCTGCTAAAGATTTGAATAATGCAGCTTTTCCTTCCATAACAGGAAGACCGGCTTCTGCTCCAATGTTTCCAAAGCCTAATACAGCTGAACCATCACTTATAATAGCTACAAGATTTCCTTTTGGTGTTAATTCGTAAGCTTTTAAATAATCGAGTTCAATTTCTTTTGTTATTTGGTCTACTTTTTCTGGGGAATAAAACATTTCAATATCATTTTTAGCTGTAATTTTAATTTTGGAATTGGTTTCGATTACTCCATGGGTTCTTCTATGTAGCTCAAGAGAGTTTTCTTCCAGAGTATGCTCGCTACTTTTATAGTCGGGTAAAGGTTTTTCAAACCATGAATTTTTGCCTTCATATAGGAAATCAAGATATTTCTCTTCTACAGATTCAGGAGCGATGAATAATTGAGCTGCTCCAGTATCTACTGCTACTTTTGCCACGTGATAAGCAATTCTTGCTGCTGCTCTTAAATTTAGCTCATCGGTTGAACATTCTAATACAAGCTTTGAATCTGCAATATCTTCAAGGGCTTTTCCAAGAATACCATACATTTCATCACTGATCATATAAGCTTTAACATCAAGGGCGCCTCTGAATATTGCCGGAAGAATTATATTTGGATTTATCTTGCCTTTAAGATTAGCCCATTCTTCAGCCAGGAAAATATTGGGCTTTCTATAACTGTATAAAATAGGCATTTTAAGATCGTCATTAAACCAATTTTCCAGAATGGCTGTACGTTCAGGCAAAAAATCATCTAGATCAAACCCTGCAAAGGTTGGTGTTAAATTTGATATAATTTGAGCTATTTCTTCTATGTTGTGAGTATTTACAACTATTGGGTATGCATCAATATTTGCAAACTCTTTATAGAAAATCGCTTTTGTTTCTACAACAGGGATAGCACAGAGTGGATTAATATTCTCAAAGTCAATGAAATTTGAGCAGTCTGTTATTACAGCAATTGAATTTGCCCTATTTGTTAATTCAAAAGATTTATCCACATTATTCTTGATTTCCATACAAGACCTACCAACTCCTGGAGTATAGGCCAGGCTGAGAGAATAAGAATCTTTAATAGGTATTTTTGTTGCTATTTCAAAAAAGCCCTGGTATTTTTTTCTATAATCTATAATATTTTTGACCATTTTTTCTTTCCTTTATGCTCCGGCTAAAATACTTTTCTAGTGCTATGTTTCAAAAATAATGATGATTGTTGAAGGAGGGTATATTCTCGCAGGAGTGACAGAGTCACTTTTCTTAGTCATCAATCATTCCAATAAGACCACTCTAATTATTACAGCGAGGACCAGCGACGGAGAGAATTTACCCTCCTAAACTTATAAAACAGTCCACTAGGAGTCTCTCCATATAGTCTACAATCTTTTTTTCAAGTCTTATATTGAACATTGGATTAATTTTTCTAATAAAAAAACCTGGACTGGTTACATTAATTTCAATTAATTTATCATCAATTATATCTAAACCAACAAAGAATAAGCCGTCTTCTAAAAGATTTTTTGAAATAGTTTTACATATTTCTCTATCTTCATCTGTTATTTCACTTTTTTTCAGATGGCCTCCTTTGCACATATTTGCCCTGAAATCATCTTTACAGGGGAGTCTTATTATTGAAGCCACAGGTTCTCCTCCAAGCAAGATAAGTCTTTTATCTCCATATTTTGCTTTATTCAGGTATTTCTGAGCTAAAATCAATGTCTTTTCATTATTTGTTGTCTCTTCAAGTATAGAATTTAAATTTTTATCTCCCTTTTTAAGATAGAAAATACCATTTCCTGCATAATTATCAAGGGGTTTAACTATAATTTCGTTATGTTCATTAAGAAAATTTTGTATTAAATCTATATTTGAGGTTGTTATACCTTCTGGAGCCAGTTTAGGGAAATTGTATATATATAATTTTTCATTACATTTTCTTATTCCTGAAGGACTATTGATAACAATTGTTTTAGATTGGTCAACATAGTTAAGTATATGAGTGGAAAAGATGTAATTAGTGTTAATTGGTGGATTTTGCCTGATAAGTATTATATCAAGGTCATTAAGATCTATATTGAACGGTTTTTTTGTGAATTCAAAATAATTATGTTTAACTTGATAAGCCAACGCTTTAGGGATGTTATTATTTAAAAATAAATTTTCAATTGGAAATATATATATTTCATGATTTCTTAACAAACATTCCTGTAATATTAAAAAGGAGCTTGATAACTCTTTATCGGGATGATCAGGGAGATCTTTCTCATCCAATAAAAAACCAATTTTATATTTTGACATTTATTAATACTCCATAAGATGAACTTCTTGGTTAATTGAGAATTTTTTTAGAATAGAAAATAACTTTATAATATGATTAGATAAAAGATAATTGCATATTTGGGGAAATGGCCAATTGATAATTATTTAAGTAATAGTTTCAATAATTAAATAATAGATTATGGGAGAGAAACAAATGATCCTAATAACAGGTGGAGCAGGATATATTGGCAGTCACTGTCTTTTAGATTTTTCAAGAGCAGGATATGACTGTGTAGTTTTTGATAATTTATCAGAAGGTCATAAAGAAGCTGTTAATACTGAGCATTTTTATCAGGGCGATCTTTCAAACATTGATG includes:
- a CDS encoding malate dehydrogenase, which gives rise to MEENSLELHRRTHGVIETNSKIKITAKNDIEMFYSPEKVDQITKEIELDYLKAYELTPKGNLVAIISDGSAVLGFGNIGAEAGLPVMEGKAALFKSLAGVDAVPICLRTQNPDELIEIISRITPIFGGINLEDISSPRCFEIEKKLIETLNIPVFHDDQHGTAVVVLAGFINALKLTNKKLEDLKVVVNGAGAGAIAVSELLLQNGVKNLILCDTTGAIYEGRQDGMNKYKELIAQKTNPNKEKGELATVIRGADFFIGLSAGNIVTSEMVKSMASKPVVFALANPIPEIMPDIAKDAGAFIVATGRSDLKNQINNSLAFPGIFRGTLDVRARKIDNAMKTSAAFAIANLITENELNPDYIIPHALDLRVPPSVAKAVAKSAIKSGFAQIEADPDMIFERTKNYLYEGFLRNL
- a CDS encoding glutathione synthase, with the translated sequence MSKYKIGFLLDEKDLPDHPDKELSSSFLILQECLLRNHEIYIFPIENLFLNNNIPKALAYQVKHNYFEFTKKPFNIDLNDLDIILIRQNPPINTNYIFSTHILNYVDQSKTIVINSPSGIRKCNEKLYIYNFPKLAPEGITTSNIDLIQNFLNEHNEIIVKPLDNYAGNGIFYLKKGDKNLNSILEETTNNEKTLILAQKYLNKAKYGDKRLILLGGEPVASIIRLPCKDDFRANMCKGGHLKKSEITDEDREICKTISKNLLEDGLFFVGLDIIDDKLIEINVTSPGFFIRKINPMFNIRLEKKIVDYMERLLVDCFISLGG